The following nucleotide sequence is from Myxococcus stipitatus.
GCGCCTCCGCTCCCGTCCGCCGCGTGTGAAGTGTGTGTGGCGCGTTGAATACCGGCGGCCCTCGCGCGGGTCGCGCACGCCTGGATGATTCGAGAGCACGAATGGCCGGGCGTCCCTATATTCGGGAGTCATGAGCGAGCACGCGCGTCGGCATCCTCGAATCAGACTCGGCGTGGCGCTGCGGGAGACGCCCCCGGGGGACGTGCGGCACGTCGCCAGCGCGGACCACCTCCTCAACGTCCACGCGAGCGCGCCCACGCGGGTGGCCTGCCACTCCAGCCGCATCCGGTCCGTGCGGACGCGCGGTGAGATGAACCTGCTGCCCGCCGGGCTCTCCGACACCTGGCTGGAGGACGACGCGAGCACGTCCGTGGACGTGCGCGTCCCTCACTCGCTGCTCCAGCTGGCGGCGGAGGACATGGGGCTGGACCCCGAGCGCGTGGGACTGGAGCCGCGCCACCACTTCCGCGACCCACACCTCGAGCACATCGCCTGGGCGCTGGAGGCGGAGCACCGCGCGGGCGACCCCAACGGCCTGCTGTACCGGGAGAGCCTGGGACTGGCGCTCGCGGCGCGGCTGCTGGCCCACTACCGGGGGCGGGTGGAGGCCCGGGGCGGCCTGTCCCCGGGCCAGCTCCAGCGCGTCACCGAGCACGTGGAGGCGCACCTGGACGAGGCGTTGTCGCTCGAGCGGCTGGCCCGCGTGGCGGGCCTGAGCGCGTCGCACTTCAAGGTGCTCTTCAAGCGCTCCACGGGGATGCCCGTCCACGAGTACGTGATTCAGCGTCGCGTGGAGCGCGCTCGCTCGCTGCTGCTGCGCGGCGAGCGGTCCGTGGG
It contains:
- a CDS encoding AraC family transcriptional regulator, which gives rise to MSEHARRHPRIRLGVALRETPPGDVRHVASADHLLNVHASAPTRVACHSSRIRSVRTRGEMNLLPAGLSDTWLEDDASTSVDVRVPHSLLQLAAEDMGLDPERVGLEPRHHFRDPHLEHIAWALEAEHRAGDPNGLLYRESLGLALAARLLAHYRGRVEARGGLSPGQLQRVTEHVEAHLDEALSLERLARVAGLSASHFKVLFKRSTGMPVHEYVIQRRVERARSLLLRGERSVGEVALEAGFSHQSHLARCMRRVLGVTPGAIVRSRA